From a region of the Methanolinea sp. genome:
- a CDS encoding transposase: protein MLVIAGIRNDGVREILGARIADCEDELTWEDLFSDLKDRGLRRVDLLISDGHKGIQNVAQRSFHGCSWQMCQVHFIRAVLKKIPRKYHKFVVAILKDALNDPRRLQECILELESRGFSRAADTIERFQYDVLNYRSFPIDQWKRIRTTNLLERVNKELKRRYRSIGAFPNDSSLLRIAGSILMDINEEWIPDFRVV, encoded by the coding sequence TTGCTCGTGATTGCTGGCATCAGGAATGACGGGGTCCGGGAGATCCTGGGTGCCAGGATTGCAGACTGTGAGGATGAACTTACCTGGGAAGACCTGTTCTCTGACCTGAAAGATCGTGGACTGAGGAGAGTTGATCTTCTCATATCAGATGGCCATAAAGGTATCCAGAATGTCGCGCAACGCTCGTTCCATGGGTGCAGTTGGCAGATGTGCCAGGTGCATTTTATCAGGGCGGTATTGAAGAAAATTCCGAGAAAATATCACAAGTTCGTAGTCGCGATTCTGAAGGATGCGTTGAATGATCCTCGAAGACTCCAGGAATGTATCCTTGAACTCGAATCTCGAGGATTTTCCCGCGCTGCGGACACTATAGAACGATTCCAGTATGATGTGTTGAATTATCGTAGTTTTCCTATTGATCAATGGAAAAGAATCCGCACTACCAATCTTCTCGAACGTGTTAATAAAGAACTAAAACGTAGATATCGGTCCATTGGGGCATTTCCTAATGATTCTTCATTATTAAGAATTGCGGGATCTATCCTCATGGATATCAATGAAGAGTGGATCCCTGACTTCCGGGTAGTTTAA
- a CDS encoding transposase, translating into MEQALENAIIESYLQGVSTRKIQNVISTLGVEKISASYV; encoded by the coding sequence GTGGAGCAGGCATTGGAGAATGCGATAATTGAGTCGTATCTTCAGGGAGTATCCACAAGGAAGATCCAGAATGTGATCTCTACTCTCGGTGTGGAAAAAATCTCAGCCTCATATGTATAG
- a CDS encoding transposase, with protein sequence MNTPIIVDPEDPKWLLLEQIMNMTRSRVVKQAMARHGVVPVEKAGTIFRILFISMYFSVDITYLLEELTKRSALRSFAHVTQVPSAAVIYQFTSKMKDDQFVLLISDILNSMCTRPSRRNHRKMIVDGSAITLDLNVFRRKFRKKDLLKKDYRWGFSNTRGYYLGYKLTLVIEYPTLLPLCVLLHPGSPHDSALFVEIMNELRRRRIIRNGDMIIFDKGYFSSKNYQLGVLNYKIVPLIFPRNNLQN encoded by the coding sequence ATGAACACTCCCATCATAGTAGATCCCGAAGACCCAAAATGGTTACTCCTCGAACAGATCATGAACATGACAAGGTCCCGTGTGGTCAAGCAGGCCATGGCACGGCATGGCGTTGTGCCAGTCGAGAAAGCAGGAACAATATTCCGTATCCTTTTCATTTCGATGTATTTCTCGGTAGATATCACCTATCTTCTGGAAGAACTCACAAAACGAAGCGCATTACGAAGTTTTGCGCATGTGACACAGGTTCCCTCTGCCGCTGTCATCTATCAATTTACCAGCAAAATGAAGGACGATCAATTCGTCTTGCTGATCTCTGATATCCTGAATTCCATGTGCACACGCCCATCCAGGAGGAACCACAGGAAAATGATTGTTGATGGATCTGCTATCACCCTGGATCTCAATGTTTTCAGGAGAAAGTTCAGAAAAAAGGACCTGTTAAAGAAAGATTACCGGTGGGGCTTTTCCAATACGCGGGGATATTATCTCGGTTACAAATTGACACTCGTGATCGAATACCCAACATTGTTACCGCTTTGTGTGCTCCTCCATCCAGGTTCACCACATGATTCTGCTCTCTTTGTAGAGATTATGAACGAATTGAGGAGAAGGAGAATCATTCGGAATGGTGACATGATTATTTTCGATAAAGGCTATTTTTCTTCAAAAAATTATCAACTTGGTGTGTTGAACTATAAGATTGTCCCGCTCATATTCCCACGAAATAATCTTCAAAATTGA
- a CDS encoding helix-turn-helix domain-containing protein has translation MPKPAGELPEDYALRIKQLRGKLGLSQQRFGELMGVSFASINRWENSQSKPSQLAWKQILRAERFGESAFTAIEGGVNEPLPTYSNKKTDTEPLIDFSVSHKTVAAVVEAKRLSYGHLFNPTFATETSFIDPLPHQRIAVYEHMLPQSRLRYLLADDAGAGKTIMTGMYIREMLSRRRIKRILIVPPAGLVGNWKRELNLLTPF, from the coding sequence TTGCCAAAACCCGCTGGCGAATTGCCGGAAGATTATGCATTGCGAATTAAACAACTACGTGGTAAGCTCGGTTTAAGTCAACAACGTTTTGGCGAGTTGATGGGGGTATCATTTGCATCGATCAATCGTTGGGAAAATTCTCAATCGAAACCCTCTCAACTTGCCTGGAAACAAATTCTTCGGGCAGAACGATTTGGTGAATCGGCTTTTACTGCAATTGAAGGGGGTGTTAATGAGCCTCTCCCTACATATTCCAATAAAAAAACCGACACCGAACCGCTTATTGATTTTTCTGTTTCTCATAAGACAGTAGCGGCAGTTGTTGAAGCTAAACGCCTTAGTTACGGGCATTTGTTTAACCCAACATTCGCAACTGAAACATCTTTCATCGATCCCCTTCCACACCAACGAATTGCTGTATATGAGCATATGCTTCCTCAATCGAGGCTACGGTATCTTCTTGCTGATGATGCTGGTGCCGGAAAGACCATTATGACCGGCATGTACATCCGTGAAATGCTTTCTAGAAGACGAATCAAACGGATTCTTATTGTACCTCCTGCAGGTCTTGTTGGTAACTGGAAACGGGAACTAAACCTTCTAACCCCCTTTTGA
- a CDS encoding NFYB/HAP3 family transcription factor subunit — MADLPIAAVIRIAKKSGAERVGSDAAVALVAQTEDYIAYLVKEANKHAMHSGRKTIKEEDIELAAKSM, encoded by the coding sequence GTGGCAGACTTACCTATTGCAGCAGTTATAAGGATTGCAAAGAAGAGTGGAGCCGAGCGGGTCGGAAGTGACGCCGCAGTTGCGCTTGTCGCACAGACCGAAGACTACATTGCATATCTTGTGAAGGAAGCAAATAAGCATGCAATGCACTCAGGACGAAAGACCATCAAGGAAGAGGACATCGAACTTGCGGCAAAATCGATGTAA
- a CDS encoding PEGA domain-containing protein has translation MKQASPRLPGAKTSPPYRQFNYYNPVTTIVILMRFHILLVALLALALAVPVQCAVSIQAEAVDSPANFVPVPGGETGYFSIQSNPPGADTYFDNIFYGETPVTVPVSTTGNPDHTIEIYLPGYETWTSSYQGNPRNGQTINIFAILAPGAQTGNIQVVSSPAGATVSLDRSRSATTPYTFMNIPAGSHEISVYLSGYQTFYTNVNVNRGQTAYINAILNPAVTTGVLQVDSKPGGAAVYVDQIYRGVTSTVIGNLVPGSHAIRLSKAGYQDWSGAVSIGAGVTTFLNPALVPDQQPKYATVSITSNPPGADVYGDGVYIGQTSASHPLTFTQVEPGIHTILISKSGYRDYTATTTVVAGRDYNVDVTLSAVPNPTTGSVSVTSSPSGAEVYLDNIFRGLTPVTLDSLDPGSYTVLLRLPGYSDWNATAMVVAGQVNQLNATLTQAPATPTPAPLMPVTVLIALGVLFLAVRRKG, from the coding sequence TTGAAGCAGGCATCCCCGCGTTTGCCCGGGGCAAAAACCTCGCCGCCGTACCGGCAGTTTAATTATTACAACCCTGTAACCACGATCGTGATCCTTATGCGATTTCACATCCTTCTTGTTGCGCTCCTCGCCCTTGCCCTGGCAGTCCCCGTGCAGTGTGCGGTAAGCATCCAGGCCGAAGCGGTGGACTCCCCGGCAAACTTTGTGCCTGTGCCGGGAGGGGAGACCGGATACTTTTCCATACAGTCCAACCCTCCGGGCGCTGACACCTACTTCGACAATATCTTCTACGGCGAGACCCCGGTGACCGTCCCTGTATCCACCACCGGGAACCCGGACCACACCATCGAGATTTACCTGCCCGGCTACGAGACCTGGACATCGTCCTACCAGGGGAACCCCCGGAACGGGCAGACCATCAACATCTTTGCAATCCTGGCGCCGGGTGCGCAGACCGGGAACATCCAGGTTGTCTCGTCCCCGGCCGGGGCAACGGTGAGCCTGGACCGGTCCCGGTCGGCAACCACGCCGTATACCTTCATGAACATCCCGGCCGGCTCCCATGAAATCTCCGTGTACCTCTCCGGGTACCAGACCTTCTACACCAACGTGAACGTGAACCGGGGCCAGACCGCATACATCAATGCCATCCTGAACCCTGCGGTGACCACCGGGGTCCTCCAGGTTGATTCGAAACCCGGCGGCGCAGCGGTATACGTTGACCAGATCTACCGGGGGGTTACCTCGACGGTTATCGGCAACCTTGTCCCTGGGTCCCATGCCATCCGGCTGAGCAAGGCCGGGTACCAGGACTGGTCCGGGGCGGTCAGTATCGGTGCCGGGGTCACGACATTCCTCAACCCGGCCCTCGTCCCTGACCAGCAGCCGAAGTATGCGACGGTGAGCATCACCTCGAACCCACCGGGCGCCGATGTCTACGGTGACGGGGTGTATATCGGCCAGACCAGTGCATCGCACCCCCTTACCTTCACCCAGGTGGAGCCGGGCATCCATACCATCCTCATCTCAAAGTCAGGGTACCGGGACTACACGGCCACAACGACTGTTGTTGCCGGCCGGGACTACAATGTCGATGTCACCCTGTCCGCGGTGCCAAACCCGACCACCGGGTCGGTCTCCGTCACTTCGTCCCCGAGCGGGGCAGAAGTGTACCTGGACAACATCTTCCGGGGCCTGACCCCGGTCACCCTGGACAGCCTGGACCCGGGTTCCTATACCGTGCTGCTGAGGCTCCCCGGGTACTCCGACTGGAACGCGACAGCCATGGTCGTTGCCGGCCAGGTCAACCAGCTGAACGCCACCCTCACCCAGGCACCGGCCACCCCCACTCCGGCTCCCCTCATGCCGGTGACCGTGCTCATCGCCCTCGGGGTGCTCTTCCTGGCGGTGAGGCGGAAGGGGTAA
- a CDS encoding PAS domain S-box protein has protein sequence MDIGNDNYGSDLSRIIELTYTDRPVREALASSVSSSLTLGLLALVGCAALAVITVRRLTRPIGKMVEDVNAIAGGNLDHPFTPPIGEEMINLEESVSSMVTRLKDTITRLRASEENYRTLVQSANSIILRTDAGGRVTFINDYAQKFFGYTAAEITGKNLIGTIVPALDSTGKDLAAKIHDLSMNPGNYETSENENTRKDGSRAWIAWTNRPLYDTQGNLKEILSVGNDISRLKQVEQEIQALNSELEQRVAERTRQLVDANRNLESFTYSVSHDLRAPLRAISGYSTILLQELPDIPEKDRRYLEMVRRNAHGMGKLIDDLLQFSRLGQQSLHKVMLDPAPVAWEVIRDLRKEPGNQGVEFRVGSLPACQADPILFRQVIINLLSNAVKFSQIRDHPVVEIGSVTENGRDVYFVRDNGIGFHMRYADKIFGVFQRLHDEERYEGTGVGLAIVHRIIELHGGSIRVESAPDKGTTFFFTFD, from the coding sequence GTGGATATCGGCAATGACAACTACGGGTCAGACCTCTCCCGCATCATCGAGCTCACCTACACTGATCGGCCGGTACGTGAAGCCCTGGCCTCCAGCGTCTCCTCCTCTCTCACCCTCGGCCTTCTCGCCCTGGTGGGCTGTGCAGCCCTGGCCGTCATCACCGTACGCAGGCTCACCAGGCCAATCGGGAAGATGGTCGAAGATGTAAATGCCATTGCCGGTGGCAATCTCGATCACCCATTCACTCCGCCCATCGGGGAAGAGATGATCAACCTGGAAGAGAGCGTCTCTTCCATGGTCACCAGGCTGAAAGACACCATCACCAGGCTGCGGGCGAGCGAAGAGAACTACCGCACCCTGGTCCAGAGTGCCAACAGCATCATCCTTCGCACCGATGCCGGGGGCAGGGTCACCTTCATCAACGATTATGCCCAGAAGTTCTTCGGGTATACCGCCGCTGAGATCACCGGGAAGAACCTCATCGGGACGATCGTCCCTGCCCTCGACAGCACCGGGAAGGACCTGGCGGCCAAGATCCATGACCTCTCCATGAACCCCGGGAACTACGAAACGAGTGAGAACGAGAATACCCGGAAAGACGGGAGCCGGGCCTGGATCGCATGGACCAACCGGCCATTATATGACACCCAGGGAAACCTGAAAGAGATCCTCTCCGTAGGAAACGACATCTCGCGTCTCAAGCAGGTAGAACAGGAGATCCAGGCCCTCAACAGCGAACTCGAACAGCGGGTGGCCGAACGGACCAGGCAGCTGGTCGATGCCAACCGGAACCTGGAGTCCTTCACCTACTCTGTCTCCCACGACCTGAGAGCTCCGCTCCGGGCAATATCCGGGTACTCCACGATACTGCTGCAGGAACTCCCGGATATCCCTGAAAAGGACCGGCGCTACCTGGAGATGGTGCGCCGGAACGCCCACGGTATGGGGAAGCTTATCGATGACCTCCTCCAATTCTCCAGGCTCGGCCAGCAGTCCCTGCACAAGGTGATGCTTGACCCGGCCCCGGTTGCCTGGGAGGTTATCCGGGATCTCAGGAAGGAACCGGGCAACCAGGGGGTGGAATTCCGGGTGGGCAGTCTCCCGGCCTGCCAGGCAGACCCGATCCTGTTCAGGCAGGTAATAATAAACCTCCTCTCAAACGCGGTCAAGTTCTCCCAGATCCGTGACCATCCCGTGGTGGAGATCGGTTCGGTGACAGAGAACGGCCGGGATGTCTACTTCGTGCGGGACAACGGGATCGGGTTTCACATGCGCTACGCCGACAAGATCTTTGGCGTTTTCCAGCGGCTGCATGATGAAGAGAGGTACGAGGGGACCGGGGTCGGACTGGCCATCGTCCACCGCATCATCGAGCTGCACGGGGGGAGTATCCGGGTCGAGTCGGCCCCGGACAAGGGGACCACGTTCTTTTTCACCTTTGATTGA
- a CDS encoding CGGC domain-containing protein — MEESIKLGIIICDRYRTCAGGKCLRALRNREGAFERYRGKDVELVGFATCNGCPGGNVEYVPQEMKKNGAEVVHLATGMVVGYPPCPRIGYFSRFIREKYGMEVVVGTHPIPQNYHTTHSRLGSWEAAAWHDFIAPTLTDEKTRLAYD, encoded by the coding sequence ATGGAAGAGAGCATAAAACTGGGAATCATCATCTGCGACCGGTACCGGACCTGCGCCGGTGGGAAATGCCTGCGGGCACTCCGCAACCGCGAGGGGGCCTTCGAGCGTTACCGGGGAAAGGACGTGGAACTGGTCGGGTTTGCCACCTGCAACGGCTGTCCCGGCGGAAACGTCGAGTACGTACCCCAGGAGATGAAGAAGAACGGGGCAGAGGTCGTGCACCTTGCCACCGGCATGGTGGTCGGCTACCCCCCCTGCCCCCGGATAGGGTACTTCTCCCGGTTCATCCGGGAAAAGTACGGCATGGAGGTGGTGGTCGGGACCCATCCTATCCCCCAGAACTACCATACCACCCACTCCCGCCTGGGTTCCTGGGAGGCAGCAGCATGGCACGATTTCATCGCCCCGACGCTCACCGATGAGAAGACCCGCCTGGCCTACGATTAA
- a CDS encoding transposase, with product MNPQKCTRNDFVNFLIATFQTCSCTEASRCLPSASDPIAHDSVKRLLERQPHHTEALYNEAKQLIRQNEGVLVIDDSTPDKPYSRQIEPVTRHWSGKHHRVVQGINLVSTIWTDGSAIVPVDSRIYHPEKDGKNKNDHFRDMIKAANDRQFHPECVIFDSWYASIENLKLIRSMEWHWFTRLKSNRLVNPDDTSNRPVSEVEIPLEGRLVHLRQYGFIKIFKVVHGASDVEYWATDILDASESDRRTFKDCGWNIEEYHRGIKQCCGIERCQGRKEEIRGGHIFLALLAFLRLESNRLKTGTSWYESKRSIQRSATILFVAQPAF from the coding sequence GTGAACCCTCAGAAATGCACGAGAAACGATTTTGTGAACTTTCTCATAGCAACCTTCCAGACCTGCTCCTGCACTGAGGCATCCCGGTGTCTCCCCTCCGCTTCTGATCCCATTGCCCATGACTCTGTCAAGCGCCTGTTAGAGAGACAGCCTCACCACACGGAAGCGTTGTATAACGAAGCAAAACAGTTGATACGGCAGAATGAAGGGGTTTTAGTCATCGATGACAGTACCCCTGACAAACCATATTCACGGCAAATCGAACCGGTAACCCGCCATTGGAGTGGAAAACATCATCGGGTTGTTCAGGGAATCAACCTTGTTTCGACAATATGGACTGACGGATCAGCGATCGTCCCTGTTGACTCCAGGATCTACCATCCAGAGAAAGATGGGAAAAATAAAAACGACCACTTCCGGGACATGATAAAGGCAGCCAACGATCGCCAGTTTCATCCCGAATGCGTTATCTTCGATTCCTGGTATGCGAGTATTGAGAACCTCAAATTGATCCGCTCAATGGAGTGGCACTGGTTTACCCGCCTTAAGTCTAATCGACTGGTGAATCCGGATGACACCTCTAACCGGCCGGTATCCGAAGTAGAGATTCCCCTTGAGGGAAGGTTGGTCCATTTGCGCCAATATGGATTCATCAAGATCTTCAAAGTGGTTCATGGTGCTTCCGATGTCGAATATTGGGCCACTGATATTCTGGATGCATCAGAATCTGATAGAAGAACATTCAAAGACTGTGGATGGAATATCGAAGAATATCATCGGGGTATTAAACAGTGCTGCGGTATTGAGCGGTGCCAGGGTCGAAAAGAAGAGATCCGAGGTGGTCATATTTTTCTTGCTTTACTCGCATTTCTCCGATTGGAATCCAATCGATTGAAAACGGGTACGAGCTGGTATGAATCAAAACGGTCAATTCAGCGATCTGCAACTATCCTCTTTGTCGCCCAGCCTGCTTTTTAA
- a CDS encoding glycosyltransferase encodes MIPSIIHQTWKDREIPQELHSFQASWKRYHPTWEYRLWTDVDCRKLIADHYSWFLPIYDLYPQPIMRTDTARCFILHHFGGIYADLDYECLKPFETLLAGKGLVLGCEPHSHVQRSQAQTRGFEFILSNAVMASVPGHRFWEHLFKFFVGAHMEPNPLDTTGPFLLTRAYLEAPDKSEINIISPEDLFPFDESEVWEAWTKRTPLPPPPGEAYGIHYWQGTWWRKIKMRWYASRPPKTIDIAQTKKNGAGEIIGIRTLKSSLIQRILPRNTPSSRSPPRISSPIIPGILPEVVNGVWYQVTHQNEVVASALLDVKQMLRFLNTLDHPPLVTALMVTKGRTALTQRAVLNFQKQTYPHCELVIVNDDEDDQLRTWVQSLADTRIHLLNLPTDQRSLGALRNIAMQEARGEYVAQWDDDDFSHPMRLAIETGLVLLHNADACFLQRWMLWAPEQRRLAISHRRLWEGSFLARKVTIPPYPDIAKGEDTHVADAIALNQRTVLLDYPQLYTYVIHSQNTHETSHFEQFFAKATAIYESGAYDIAIRQLQNDLNIDLSQWIEGQPECRYDHPISGRRSRRSPALASYPSILILTPVKNSAADIPRYIHNLHTLQYPHDKLTIGFLEGDSTDDTYEILSAALPQLAVDFHAAYLFKEDMNYKSALPRWARWVPSEQRRRRAAIAKSRNSLLMRSLDNQDWVLWIDVDVESYPADVLEHMLATGKDIIVPHCILPDGRTFDLNTFKLKPGAASWDWSPYLIDGILQPPIGWGRNYLSDFPDEDLVELDSVGGTMLLVRAEVHRHGALFPVAPYNNLLETEGFASMARDMGYSCWGLPWLTIQHPRK; translated from the coding sequence ATGATTCCCTCTATCATCCACCAAACATGGAAGGACAGGGAAATCCCCCAGGAGTTACACTCATTCCAGGCCAGCTGGAAGAGATACCATCCTACCTGGGAATACCGGCTCTGGACCGATGTGGACTGCCGAAAACTGATAGCGGACCATTATTCCTGGTTTCTTCCTATCTATGATCTATATCCTCAACCGATTATGCGGACCGATACCGCTCGCTGTTTTATCCTCCACCATTTCGGCGGTATTTATGCCGACCTTGATTATGAATGTCTCAAACCTTTTGAAACGCTTCTTGCAGGCAAGGGTCTGGTTCTCGGTTGCGAACCACACTCGCATGTACAGCGCTCGCAGGCTCAAACCAGAGGATTTGAATTTATACTCTCCAACGCTGTCATGGCATCGGTTCCCGGTCACCGCTTCTGGGAGCATCTTTTCAAATTCTTTGTCGGTGCGCACATGGAACCGAATCCCCTTGATACAACGGGTCCATTTCTTCTTACGCGCGCTTATCTGGAGGCGCCCGATAAATCCGAGATCAACATTATATCCCCTGAAGATCTCTTTCCCTTCGACGAAAGCGAAGTATGGGAAGCCTGGACAAAGCGGACACCACTACCACCTCCGCCCGGAGAGGCGTATGGCATTCACTACTGGCAGGGAACCTGGTGGCGTAAAATAAAGATGAGGTGGTATGCGTCAAGGCCTCCGAAAACTATTGACATCGCCCAGACCAAGAAGAATGGAGCTGGTGAAATAATCGGGATTCGAACCCTGAAATCAAGTCTCATACAGCGTATCCTACCCCGGAACACTCCTTCCTCTCGATCCCCACCAAGAATTTCCTCGCCAATTATTCCCGGTATACTCCCTGAGGTGGTAAACGGGGTCTGGTACCAGGTCACCCATCAAAATGAAGTCGTGGCCAGTGCCCTGCTCGATGTGAAGCAGATGTTGCGCTTCCTAAACACTCTTGACCATCCCCCGCTCGTCACGGCATTGATGGTTACCAAAGGACGCACGGCACTAACACAGAGAGCCGTCCTCAACTTCCAGAAACAGACCTACCCTCATTGCGAACTGGTCATTGTCAATGATGATGAAGACGATCAATTGCGGACTTGGGTGCAGAGTCTGGCTGACACGAGAATTCACCTCTTGAATTTACCAACTGATCAGCGTAGCCTGGGCGCGTTGCGAAACATCGCTATGCAAGAAGCCCGGGGTGAGTACGTGGCACAATGGGACGATGACGACTTCTCTCACCCAATGCGTCTCGCCATTGAGACTGGACTTGTTCTTCTTCACAACGCTGACGCCTGTTTCCTGCAGCGATGGATGCTATGGGCACCCGAACAGCGTCGCCTCGCCATTTCACATCGGCGCTTATGGGAGGGTTCGTTTCTTGCCCGGAAAGTCACCATACCACCATACCCTGACATAGCCAAAGGTGAGGACACTCATGTTGCCGATGCAATCGCTCTTAATCAGCGCACTGTCCTGCTGGATTATCCGCAACTCTATACCTACGTTATCCATAGCCAAAACACCCATGAAACCTCCCATTTTGAACAATTTTTTGCGAAGGCCACAGCTATCTATGAAAGTGGTGCCTATGATATTGCCATCCGTCAGCTGCAGAATGACTTAAACATCGACCTGAGCCAATGGATCGAAGGGCAACCGGAGTGCCGCTATGATCATCCAATATCAGGAAGAAGGTCAAGACGTTCACCCGCCCTCGCTTCCTATCCCAGTATTCTTATTCTGACTCCTGTCAAAAACAGCGCTGCCGATATTCCGCGCTATATCCATAATTTACACACATTACAATACCCCCATGACAAACTTACCATCGGCTTTCTGGAGGGAGACAGCACCGATGACACCTATGAGATTTTATCTGCAGCGTTACCGCAACTGGCGGTTGATTTTCACGCTGCGTATCTTTTCAAAGAGGATATGAATTATAAGAGCGCATTACCCCGTTGGGCCCGTTGGGTCCCAAGCGAGCAAAGGCGACGGCGCGCTGCAATTGCTAAAAGCCGCAATTCATTATTGATGCGTTCGCTTGATAACCAGGACTGGGTGCTCTGGATCGATGTTGATGTGGAATCCTATCCGGCAGACGTGCTGGAACATATGCTGGCAACTGGAAAGGACATCATTGTTCCACATTGCATACTCCCCGATGGACGCACTTTTGATTTGAATACCTTCAAGTTAAAGCCTGGTGCAGCCTCCTGGGATTGGTCACCTTACCTTATCGATGGCATCCTGCAGCCACCTATAGGATGGGGCCGTAATTATCTGAGTGACTTTCCTGATGAAGATCTGGTTGAGCTTGACAGTGTGGGAGGAACAATGCTCCTCGTGCGAGCCGAAGTGCATCGCCACGGAGCACTCTTCCCTGTTGCACCATACAACAATCTCCTCGAAACCGAAGGTTTCGCCAGCATGGCCCGGGACATGGGCTATTCCTGCTGGGGTTTGCCATGGCTTACGATCCAGCATCCCAGAAAATAG
- a CDS encoding nucleoside deaminase has translation MDAFMQAAIDEARKGLAEGGIPIGAVLVIGGKIVGCGHNRRVQEESPTLHAEIDCLENAGRLTAKEYRQAVLYSTLSPCDMCSGAILLYKIPKVVIGEHRTFRGPEEYLRSRGVELVVLDEEECIRMMEEFISASPALWEEDIGEE, from the coding sequence ATGGATGCGTTCATGCAGGCTGCAATCGATGAAGCCAGGAAGGGCCTGGCCGAGGGGGGCATACCCATCGGCGCAGTGCTGGTCATTGGAGGAAAAATCGTGGGGTGTGGGCATAACCGGCGGGTGCAGGAGGAAAGCCCGACCCTCCATGCCGAGATAGACTGCCTGGAGAACGCTGGGAGGCTCACCGCAAAAGAGTACCGGCAGGCGGTCCTGTACTCGACGCTCTCGCCCTGCGACATGTGCAGCGGGGCAATCCTCCTCTATAAAATCCCGAAGGTGGTTATCGGTGAGCACCGGACCTTCCGGGGACCCGAGGAGTACCTCCGCTCAAGGGGTGTGGAGCTCGTGGTGCTGGACGAAGAGGAATGCATCCGGATGATGGAGGAGTTCATTTCTGCCAGTCCCGCGCTGTGGGAGGAGGACATCGGCGAGGAATAA